In Corynebacterium aquatimens, one genomic interval encodes:
- a CDS encoding DUF6542 domain-containing protein encodes MSHLTNRKNSQSKETFDGLSIASGVGIIAAALITGALLAMHFGSLGWPFLTLYIVAVVAVTTLVNPRGLFLVVASAPIMYLIALLSAGVVNALQQRPPGQSGLGKTSAVTILYPLVQFFPVLITVTVGSVIIAVMRYWLLKRHNEEISRLDERRRRQISEDNERTVRQASRSRNRASTRDEARSGTSAATRAGARASNPCDRISSSGGSTRVSRDKQVTVKELLERAPQRTSQRNAGQTIYRSNRSGRADRTAYSNRDSGRQDYSDYSPRVRRSRDRAPYSESDN; translated from the coding sequence GTGTCACACCTGACGAACCGGAAAAATAGCCAGTCGAAGGAAACCTTCGACGGTCTCTCCATTGCGTCCGGTGTGGGGATCATCGCCGCCGCATTGATTACCGGCGCGCTGCTGGCGATGCACTTTGGATCCCTCGGCTGGCCGTTTTTGACGTTGTACATCGTGGCAGTCGTCGCCGTGACCACCCTAGTCAACCCGCGCGGATTGTTCCTGGTGGTGGCCAGCGCCCCGATCATGTACTTAATTGCGTTGCTGTCGGCTGGCGTCGTGAACGCCTTGCAACAACGTCCCCCGGGCCAATCGGGCCTGGGCAAGACATCCGCGGTGACGATCCTGTATCCACTGGTGCAGTTCTTCCCGGTCTTGATCACCGTCACCGTGGGCAGCGTCATCATCGCCGTGATGCGGTACTGGCTGCTGAAGCGCCACAACGAAGAAATCAGTCGCCTGGATGAGCGGCGCCGCCGCCAGATCAGCGAGGACAATGAGCGCACAGTTCGCCAAGCCAGCAGGTCCCGCAACCGAGCTAGTACGCGCGATGAAGCCCGCTCTGGCACCAGCGCAGCAACCCGCGCCGGGGCCCGCGCCAGCAACCCGTGCGACCGGATCTCCAGCTCAGGCGGGAGTACTCGCGTGAGCCGCGATAAACAGGTCACCGTCAAGGAACTTCTCGAGCGCGCACCGCAACGAACGTCCCAGCGCAACGCCGGCCAGACCATTTACCGCTCCAACCGCTCGGGTCGCGCCGACCGCACCGCCTACAGCAACCGCGATTCTGGCCGCCAGGACTACAGCGACTACAGCCCGCGCGTGCGTCGCTCTCGCGACAGGGCCCCGTACTCAGAGTCAGACAACTAA